One Ricinus communis isolate WT05 ecotype wild-type chromosome 1, ASM1957865v1, whole genome shotgun sequence DNA window includes the following coding sequences:
- the LOC8286398 gene encoding G-type lectin S-receptor-like serine/threonine-protein kinase At1g11410: MEARLKFAVLLTLQLITVCSCKDAITINQTLREGDLLVSKENNFALGFFSPNKSNYRYLGIWFYKIPVQTVVWVANRNNPISRSSSGVLSINQQGNLVLFTDKNINPVWSTNVSVKATGTLAAELLDTGNLVLVLGRKILWQSFDQPTNTVIQGMKLGLSRISGVNWFLRSWKSAEDPRNGDYSFKLHASGSPQFYIYKGKKHYYWRSDPWPWKKYDSYLQHSFVKNDDEIYYTFFVHDASVLTRIVLDHSGFLMFLMWHQEHNQWKVFWSTPKDSCEKYGVCGANSKCDYNILNRFECNCLPGYEPKSPKDWNLRDGSSGCVRKRLNSLSVCQHGEGFMRVENVKIPDTKAAVLVDISTSLMECERICKSNCSCSAYASIYISENGSGCLTWYGELNDTRNYLGGTGNDVFVRVDALELAGSVRKSSSLFDKKRVLSVLILSAVSAWFVLVIILIYFWLRMRRKKGTRKVKNKKNRRLFDSLSGSKYQLEGGSESHPDLVIFNFNTIRAATDNFSPSNKIGQGGFGTVYKGQLANGQEVAVKRMSKNSRQGIEEFKNEVMLIAKLQHRNLVKLIGCCVQRKEQILIYEYMPNGSLDSFLFNQTRKSQLDWRKRFDIIIGIARGILYLHQDSRLTIIHRDLKSSNILLDVVLNPKISDFGTATVFQNDQVQGETNRIVGTYGYMSPEYAIFGKFSVKSDVFSFGVILLEVISGRKNNDFSQEDSSLSLIGHIWELWKEGKALQMVDALLIESLDPQEAMRCIQVGLLCVQEDAMDRPTMLEVVLMLKSDTSLPSPKQSAFVFRATSRDTSTPGREVSYSINDITVTELQTR, translated from the exons ATGGAAGCTAGACTTAAGTTTGCAGTTCTTCTAACTCTCCAACTCATAACAGTTTGTTCCTGCAAAGACGCCATAACCATAAACCAAACTTTGAGAGAAGGTGACCTCCTTGTCTCCAAAGAAAACAATTTTGCACTAGGATTTTTCAGCCCCAACAAATCAAACTATCGATATCTTGGAATTTGGTTTTACAAAATACCAGTGCAAACCGTAGTATGGGTAGCCAACAGGAACAATCCCATCAGCAGATCCTCCTCAGGAGTTCTCTCCATTAATCAACAAGGAAACCTTGTTCTCTTTACTGACAAGAATATTAATCCAGTTTGGTCCACCAATGTTTCTGTAAAAGCAACGGGTACTTTGGCTGCTGAGCTCTTAGATACAGGAAATTTAGTTTTGGTTCTTGGTAGGAAAATATTGTGGCAAAGCTTTGATCAACCGACAAATACTGTAATACAAGGAATGAAACTGGGACTGAGTCGGATATCAGGTGTAAATTGGTTCCTCAGATCATGGAAATCAGCAGAAGATCCAAGAAATGGAGACTATTCGTTTAAGCTCCATGCAAGTGGCTCGCCACAATTCTATATATACAAGGGCAAAAAGCATTATTATTGGCGATCTGATCCCTGGCCATGGAAAAAATACGACAGCTATTTGCAGCATAGTTTTGTtaaaaatgatgatgagataTATTATACTTTTTTCGTTCATGATGCTTCTGTTTTAACAAGAATAGTTCTTGATCATTCAGGATTTCTCATGTTTCTAATGTGGCATCAAGAACATAACCAATGGAAGGTGTTCTGGTCAACTCCTAAGGATAGTTGTGAAAAATATGGAGTGTGCGGTGCTAATAGCAAATGTGATTACAACATTCTTAATCGATTTGAATGCAATTGTTTACCTGGGTATGAACCCAAGTCACCCAAGGACTGGAATTTAAGAGATGGATCAAGCGGATGTGTCAGGAAGCGACTGAATTCTTTGTCGGTTTGCCAACATGGAGAAGGATTTATGAGAGTGGAAAATGTTAAAATCCCTGATACCAAAGCTGCAGTTTTGGTTGACATAAGCACAAGTCTTATGGAGTGTGAACGAATATGTAAGAGCAACTGTTCCTGCTCTGCATATGCAAGCATATATATTTCTGAGAATGGAAGTGGTTGTTTAACATGGTACGGTGAATTAAATGATACCAGAAATTATTTAGGTGGCACTGGCAATGATGTATTTGTACGTGTTGATGCACTAGAACTAG CTGGgagtgtgagaaaatcaaGCAGTTTATTTGACAAAAAGAGAGTGCTGTCAGTCCTAATACTCTCTGCTGTTTCAGCATGGTTTGTCCTCGTTATCATACTGATCTATTTTTGGCTTAGGATGAGGAGAAAGAAAGG CACAAGGAAAGTGAAGAACAAGAAGAACAGAAGGCTATTTGATTCTTTAAGTGGGTCAAAATACCAGCTTGAAGGAGGAAGTGAGAGTCATCCGGACTTggtcattttcaatttcaacaCCATACGTGCAGCTACTGATAATTTCTCTCCATCAAacaagattgggcaaggtggCTTTGGGACTGTTTATAAG GGTCAGTTAGCTAATGGACAAGAGGTTGCAGTAAAAAGAATGTCTAAAAATTCAAGGCAGGGAATTGAAGAATTCAAAAATGAAGTCATGTTGATCGCCAAGCTTCAGCACAGGAACCTTGTCAAACTTATAGGTTGCTGCGTTCagagaaaagaacaaataCTGATATACGAATACATGCCCAACGGAAGTTTggattcatttcttttta atcaaacaagaaaatcacaattggatTGGAGAAAACGCTTTGATATTATAATTGGAATTGCTCGTGGGATTTTATATCTTCATCAAGACTCGAGGTTAACAATTATCCATAGAGATTTGAAGAGCAGCAACATACTATTGGATGTTGTGTTAAATCcaaaaatttcagattttggTACGGCTACGGTATTTCAAAATGATCAAGTTCAAGGCGAGACAAATAGAATTGTGGGAACATA CGGATATATGTCACCGGAGTATGCAATATTTGGAAAATTCTCAGTAAAATCTGACGTTTTTAGTTTTGGGGTTATTCTATTAGAGGTAATAAGTGGCAGAAAGAACAATGATTTTAGTCAAGAGGATTCTTCCCTGAGCTTGATAGGACAT ATATGGGAATTATGGAAGGAAGGCAAAGCATTGCAGATGGTTGATGCATTGTTAATAGAGTCTTTAGATCCTCAGGAAGCCATGAGATGCATTCAAGTGGGGCTGTTATGTGTTCAAGAAGATGCAATGGATAGACCAACTATGTTAGAAGTTGTTCTAATGTTGAAGAGTGACACATCTCTTCCTTCTCCAAAACAGTCTGCTTTTGTTTTTAGAGCGACTTCAAGAGATACCAGCACACCTGGAAGGGAAGTATCATACTCTATAAATGATATAACAGTTACAGAGCTCCAAACTCGCTAG